A single genomic interval of Mycobacteriales bacterium harbors:
- a CDS encoding phosphotransferase, whose product MMIVAAAGLDEALGQWCVRWLGSGVSEVLFEAGSLSVVVGVRLADDREVVVKARRSVPRLRAAYAVHRHVWQCGYPAPEPLVPPTPLDAAESASAEQLVRGGGIGGRGPGDAARSAEALAALIGITASAPHVGDLSPSPSWVAWDHDEPGLWPGPGLNLVAGPGWLDDAAARCRARLRRYRAPRVIGHADWHADNVRWSGGRLLVVHDWDSVVSQPEAVIAGIAAAIFPASGDVWQPATIQESEQFLSAYIRASTRAWTPDDTEAFWAASAWTLAVDAKEAVAGGSVPDLTEAETFNRLSLAGA is encoded by the coding sequence ATGATGATCGTGGCAGCTGCTGGCCTGGATGAGGCGTTGGGTCAGTGGTGTGTGCGGTGGCTCGGCTCGGGTGTGTCCGAGGTCTTGTTCGAGGCGGGTTCGCTCTCGGTGGTGGTCGGGGTCAGGCTCGCCGATGACCGTGAGGTGGTCGTCAAGGCGCGGCGGTCGGTTCCTCGCCTCCGGGCCGCCTACGCCGTGCACCGTCATGTCTGGCAGTGCGGCTACCCGGCTCCGGAACCGCTGGTGCCGCCGACGCCCCTGGATGCGGCCGAGAGCGCCAGCGCCGAGCAGCTGGTACGCGGCGGCGGGATCGGCGGCCGAGGCCCTGGTGATGCTGCCCGATCGGCGGAAGCCCTGGCCGCGCTGATCGGGATCACGGCCTCCGCGCCCCACGTCGGCGACCTGTCACCGTCCCCGTCGTGGGTGGCGTGGGACCACGATGAGCCGGGATTGTGGCCCGGACCGGGACTGAACCTCGTGGCCGGGCCGGGCTGGCTCGACGACGCCGCCGCCCGCTGCCGGGCCCGACTGCGGCGATACCGGGCGCCGCGGGTGATCGGTCATGCCGATTGGCACGCGGACAACGTGCGGTGGTCGGGCGGCAGGCTCCTGGTCGTGCACGACTGGGACAGTGTCGTCAGCCAGCCCGAGGCAGTGATAGCCGGGATCGCCGCCGCCATCTTCCCGGCCTCCGGGGATGTCTGGCAGCCAGCCACCATCCAGGAGAGCGAACAGTTCCTGTCCGCCTACATCCGGGCCAGCACACGGGCCTGGACTCCCGATGACACCGAGGCGTTCTGGGCGGCATCGGCGTGGACTCTCGCCGTCGACGCCAAAGAAGCCGTAGCAGGCGGATCCGTCCCGGACCTCACCGAAGCCGAGACATTCAACCGTCTGTCCCTCGCCGGCGCCTGA
- a CDS encoding YciI family protein — MTEYLIYFNQQWVGDHTEEWFRGRGPFAMAVVDEMKAAGVYVFAGGLEEEDGPVYSADPTSDTVLITDGPYVESKEFLGGFAVVDVADDEAAKMWAGKIAEACGWPHEVRRFKPQPTTR; from the coding sequence ATGACCGAGTACCTCATCTACTTCAACCAGCAGTGGGTGGGCGACCACACCGAGGAGTGGTTCCGCGGGCGCGGGCCATTCGCCATGGCGGTCGTGGACGAGATGAAGGCTGCCGGTGTGTACGTGTTCGCCGGGGGTCTGGAGGAGGAGGACGGCCCGGTCTACAGCGCCGACCCCACCAGTGACACAGTGCTGATCACCGACGGGCCATACGTCGAGAGCAAGGAGTTCCTGGGCGGGTTCGCCGTGGTCGACGTGGCCGACGACGAGGCCGCCAAGATGTGGGCCGGCAAGATCGCCGAGGCCTGCGGATGGCCCCATGAGGTGCGACGATTCAAGCCGCAACCCACCACCCGGTGA